A window of the Gossypium hirsutum isolate 1008001.06 chromosome A05, Gossypium_hirsutum_v2.1, whole genome shotgun sequence genome harbors these coding sequences:
- the LOC107960335 gene encoding ADP-ribosylation factor 2: MGLTFTKLFSRLFAKKEMRILMVGLDAAGKTTILYKLKLGEIVTTIPTIGFNVETVEYKNISFTVWDVGGQDKIRPLWRHYFQNTQGLIFVVDSNDRDRVVEARDELHRMLNEDELRDAVLLVFANKQDLPNAMNAAEITDKLGLHSLRQRHWYIQSTCATSGEGLYEGLDWLSNNIANKA; encoded by the exons ATGGGGCTGACTTTCACCAAGCTTTTTAGCCGGCTTTTTGCCAAGAAGGAGATGCGAATTTTAATGGTGGGTCTTGATGCAGCCGGTAAAACTACCATCTTGTACAAGCTGAAGCTTGGAGAGATTGTCACCACTATTCCCACCATCG GATTTAATGTGGAGACTGTTGAATATAAGAACATCAGTTTCACCGTGTGGGATGTTGGTGGTCAGGACAAG ATTCGTCCATTGTGGAGGCATTACTTCCAGAATACACAGGGTCTCATCTTTGTTGTTGATAGCAATGACAGAGATCGTGTTGTTGAGGCGAGGGATGAATTGCATAGAATGCTGAATGAG GATGAGCTGCGAGATGCAGTGTTGCTTGTATTTGCAAACAAGCAAGATCTTCCAAATGCAATGAATGCTGCTGAAATAACTGATAAGCTTGGCCTCCATTCCCTTCGACAACGTCACTG GTACATCCAGAGCACCTGCGCAACCTCTGGTGAGGGGCTTTATGAGGGTTTGGATTGGCTTTCCAACAACATAGCTAACAAG GCCTAA